A genomic stretch from Aedes albopictus strain Foshan chromosome 2, AalbF5, whole genome shotgun sequence includes:
- the LOC115254260 gene encoding nuclear valosin-containing protein-like isoform X2 — protein MLQKKPTGALYDPMIIPRVKQYLEENVHQTYVDVGVMARELQERYREYNRRKAVPFRLLVEQAYKTVLHSYGLDSNPSSENEDDANSDLEVMEDGAGGGGNANHMNDALTNMYMSNKNKAPGAAGGNAAGNDGEAIDISSDEDDEGADSRDKEKAVSTTSNNSMRLIEMTKVTRTDKPRSGDEAVDSSNGSSNGPRRPAEQLPASQAKRRRLDQPQISEVSNSSNPLLPQPTPRPPPVNRGAAAGRTESSAPTAAPRSKRFKKEVCARFVETTFEDVGGMDKILRELCELLLHVKHPEVYRHVGLPPPRGFLLHGPPGSGKTLLAHAIAGQLKIGLVEIPATELVAGVSGESEERIREVFEQAAVLSPCVLFIDEIDAISANRVNAQKDMERRIVAQLLSSLDNLPKLEGGDGVLVIGATNRPDALDPALRRVGRFDQEISLGIPDREARAQILKIICKNLKIDQNIDFDELAKLTPGYVGADLLALATRAATTAIKRMLTERERLELIAESKRMAELEAARRKREQEALHKKVDDDDDVMEVDDKAPTVESNKNKFNGDVSADDVVAVEDDVEEVVNLDDEKEEPKEGDKKEAEAEKAPVAEVPAEAEKADQEKKDEEVKVDDKKDEENKVEEVKVDSADGAEAKPAEEEKKNEDESKEAVESEKKTEEQAKPDESNVTDGDVEMVADSSTSGDKIEPEVPKSTTEGVEAVAAESSEAEKKEDEPMETEKNTEVSAEEPQQTEAEAVVVDESDATSAVEERPPTPVLTLEKMMHLLLDHSNPLPDDELETLCIERADFLESLKSVQPSAKREGFITVPDVTWNDIGSLGDIREELKLAILAPVKFPQRLKLLGLSSPSGVLLCGPPGCGKTLLAKAVANEAGINFISVKGPELLNMYVGESERAVRQCFQRARNSAPCVIFFDEFDSLCPKRSDNSENSSGMRVVNQLLTEMDGIEDRKGVFLMAATNRPDIVDPAVLRPGRLDKILYVGLPAEDDRTDILRALTKNRTQPPLADDVDLSVVARLTEGYTGADLAGLVRQASLQTLKDSIAECSSDDKVSSESEQDLKVAMVHFQEAIRSIKPSVNEEDKKHYERLKRKYGSLPVTQ, from the exons ATGTTGCAGAAGAAACCTACCGGTGCACTGTACGATCCGATGATTATTCCTCGGGTCAAACAG TACCTCGAGGAAAATGTGCACCAAACTTACGTTGACGTTGGTGTGATGGCCCGAGAGCTGCAGGAGCGGTACCGCGAGTATAACCGGCGTAAGGCCGTCCCGTTTCGTTTGTTGGTGGAGCAGGCGTACAAAACTGTTCTCCATAGCTACGGGCTGGACAGCAACCCGTCGAGCGAGAACGAAGATGACGCCAATTCCGATTTGGAAGTCATGGAAGACGGCGCCGGTGGGGGCGGTAATGCCAACCATATGAACGATGCATTGACCAACATGTACATGAGTAATAAGAACAAAGCTCCGGGAGCTGCTGGAGGAAATGCTGCGGGCAACGATGGCGAGGCGATTGACATCAGCAGCGATGAAGACGATGAAGGCGCGGATTCCCGCGACAAGGAGAAAGCAGTTTCAACGACTAGCAACAACAGCATGAGGCTCATTGAAA TGACGAAGGTGACTCGCACCGATAAACCGAGGTCCGGCGACGAAGCAGTCGATTCCAGCAATGGCAGCTCAAATGGCCCAAGACGTCCAGCTGAACAGCTGCCTGCCAGCCAAGCCAAGCGCCGCCGTCTGGATCAACCGCAGATTTCCGAGGTAAGCAACAGCTCGAACCCACTGTTGCCCCAGCCGACACCCCGACCACCTCCAGTCAATCGAGGTGCCGCTGCTGGAAGAACCGAATCCAGTGCACCAACGGCTGCTCCACGTTCGAAGCGCTTCAAGAAGGAGGTCTGTGCTCGATTTGTGGAGACCACATTCGAAGATGTTGGCGGCATGGACAAGATTTTGCGCGAGTTGTGCGAGCTGTTACTTCACGTTAAGCATCCGGAAGTTTACCGCCACGTGGGTCTCCCTCCACCACGTGGATTCCTTCTACACGGCCCTCCCGGTTCTGGAAAGACGCTGCTTGCTCATGCCATCGCTGGG CAACTGAAAATCGGTCTGGTAGAAATTCCTGCGACAGAGCTGGTGGCGGGAGTTTCCGGTGAATCTGAGGAACGTATTCGCGAAGTATTCGAACAGGCAGCGGTTCTGTCGCCTTGCGTACTTTTCATTGACGAAATCGACGCCATCTCGGCGAACCGAGTCAACGCTCAGAAGGACATGGAGCGTCGCATTGTGGCTCAGTTGCTGAGCAGTCTGGACAATTTGCCCAAACTAGAGGGCGGCGATGGTGTGCTAGTTATTGGAGCAACGAACAGGCCGGATGCTCTGGACCCTGCTTTGCGCCGTGTGGGAAGATTTGACCAGGAAATCTCTCTGGGCATCCCCGATAGGGAAGCCAGGGCCCAAATCCTAAAAATAATTTGCAAGAACTTGAAGATCGACCAGAACATTGATTTCGACGAGTTAGCCAAGTTGACTCCCGGTTATGTTGGAGCTGATTTGCTGGCATTGGCTACCCGTGCAGCTACCACGGCTATTAAGAG GATGTTGACGGAACGCGAGCGTCTCGAGCTGATCGCAGAGAGCAAACGTATGGCAGAGCTGGAGGCCGCTCGTCGTAAACGAGAACAGGAAGCTTTGCACAAGAAAgttgacgatgacgatgatgtgaTGGAGGTCGACGACAAAGCACCAACGGTCGAAAGCAACAAAAACAAATTCAATGGAGATGTATCTGCGGACGACGTTGTTGCAGTCGAGGACGATGTTGAAGAAGTGGTAAATCTGGACGATGAAAAGGAGGAACCCAAAGAAGGGGACAAGAAGGAAGCGGAAGCTGAGAAGGCTCCTGTGGCTGAGGTGCCGGCCGAAGCTGAGAAGGCGGATCAGGAGAAGAAAGACGAAGAGGTGAAAGTTGATGACAAAAAAGACGAGGAGAACAAAGTGGAAGAAGTTAAGGTTGATTCTGCTGATGGTGCCGAAGCCAAGCCTGctgaagaagaaaagaagaatgaGGACGAGTCAAAGGAAGCCGTCGAAAGTGAGAAGAAGACAGAAGAGCAGGCCAAACCTGATGAATCCAATGTTACTGATGGAGACGTAGAAATGGTGGCTGATAGCAGCACCTCTGGAGATAAGATTGAACCCGAGGTACCAAAGTCGACCACGGAAGGCGTCGAAGCAGTTGCGGCCGAATCAAGTGAAGCTGAGAAAAAGGAAGATGAACCAATGGAAACTGAGAAAAACACAGAAGTCTCCGCCGAGGAACCACAGCAAACCGAAGCGGAGGCCGTAGTTGTAGATGAAAGCGACGCCACATCCGCTGTTGAAGAGCGTCCTCCTACCCCAGTTCTTACTTTAGAGAAAATGATGCATCTTCTACTGGACCATTCGAATCCGCTACCAGATGACGAATTGGAAACCCTATGCATTGAACGGGCAGACTTCCTTGAGTCGCTGAAATCAGTTCAACCCTCAGCCAAGCGAGAAGGCTTCATCACTGTACCGGATGTTACGTGGAACGATATCGGTTCCCTAGGCGACATTCGTGAAGAATTGAAACTTGCTATCCTTGCCCCGGTGAAGTTCCCTCAGCGCTTGAAATTACTCGGACTCAGCTCTCCCTCTGGGGTGTTGCTATGTGGCCCTCCTGGATGCGGTAAGACTTTACTGGCAAAGGCAGTAGCCAACGAAGCTGGCATCAACTTCATTTCCGTCAAAGGCCCCGAACTTTTGAATATG TACGTCGGTGAGTCGGAACGTGCCGTTCGTCAGTGTTTCCAACGTGCTCGTAACTCGGCACCGTGTGTCATCTTCTTCGATGAATTCGATTCGCTGTGTCCCAAACGGTCCGACAATTCCGAGAATAGCTCCGGAATGCGAGTGGTGAATCAGCTACTTACCGAAATGGACGGCATCGAAGACAGGAAGGGTGTTTTCTTGATGGCCGCCACCAATCGACCGGACATCGTTGATCCTGCCGTTCTGCGTCCCGGTCGTTTGGATAAGATCCTGTATGTTGGCTTGCCAGCGGAGGATGACCGTACAGACATTCTGCGTGCACTCACCAAAAATCGCACTCAACCTCCGTTGGCCGATGACGTGGATCTGAGCGTTGTTGCACGACTAACCGAAGGTTACACCGGTGCTGATTTGGCCGGACTAGTGAGACAAGCTTCTCTGCAAACTTTGAAAGATTCGATAGCTGAATGCAGTAGCGACGACAAGGTCTCCAGTGAATCGGAACAAGATCTCAAAGTTGCAATGGTGCATTTCCAGGAAGCGATACGTAGCATCAAACCTTCTGTAAATGAAGAG GACAAGAAGCACTACGAACGATTGAAGAGGAAATATGGTTCACTACCCGTGACACAATAG
- the LOC115254260 gene encoding nuclear valosin-containing protein-like isoform X1: MLQKKPTGALYDPMIIPRVKQYLEENVHQTYVDVGVMARELQERYREYNRRKAVPFRLLVEQAYKTVLHSYGLDSNPSSENEDDANSDLEVMEDGAGGGGNANHMNDALTNMYMSNKNKAPGAAGGNAAGNDGEAIDISSDEDDEGADSRDKEKAVSTTSNNSMRLIETQIASNKHITVTKVTRTDKPRSGDEAVDSSNGSSNGPRRPAEQLPASQAKRRRLDQPQISEVSNSSNPLLPQPTPRPPPVNRGAAAGRTESSAPTAAPRSKRFKKEVCARFVETTFEDVGGMDKILRELCELLLHVKHPEVYRHVGLPPPRGFLLHGPPGSGKTLLAHAIAGQLKIGLVEIPATELVAGVSGESEERIREVFEQAAVLSPCVLFIDEIDAISANRVNAQKDMERRIVAQLLSSLDNLPKLEGGDGVLVIGATNRPDALDPALRRVGRFDQEISLGIPDREARAQILKIICKNLKIDQNIDFDELAKLTPGYVGADLLALATRAATTAIKRMLTERERLELIAESKRMAELEAARRKREQEALHKKVDDDDDVMEVDDKAPTVESNKNKFNGDVSADDVVAVEDDVEEVVNLDDEKEEPKEGDKKEAEAEKAPVAEVPAEAEKADQEKKDEEVKVDDKKDEENKVEEVKVDSADGAEAKPAEEEKKNEDESKEAVESEKKTEEQAKPDESNVTDGDVEMVADSSTSGDKIEPEVPKSTTEGVEAVAAESSEAEKKEDEPMETEKNTEVSAEEPQQTEAEAVVVDESDATSAVEERPPTPVLTLEKMMHLLLDHSNPLPDDELETLCIERADFLESLKSVQPSAKREGFITVPDVTWNDIGSLGDIREELKLAILAPVKFPQRLKLLGLSSPSGVLLCGPPGCGKTLLAKAVANEAGINFISVKGPELLNMYVGESERAVRQCFQRARNSAPCVIFFDEFDSLCPKRSDNSENSSGMRVVNQLLTEMDGIEDRKGVFLMAATNRPDIVDPAVLRPGRLDKILYVGLPAEDDRTDILRALTKNRTQPPLADDVDLSVVARLTEGYTGADLAGLVRQASLQTLKDSIAECSSDDKVSSESEQDLKVAMVHFQEAIRSIKPSVNEEDKKHYERLKRKYGSLPVTQ; encoded by the exons ATGTTGCAGAAGAAACCTACCGGTGCACTGTACGATCCGATGATTATTCCTCGGGTCAAACAG TACCTCGAGGAAAATGTGCACCAAACTTACGTTGACGTTGGTGTGATGGCCCGAGAGCTGCAGGAGCGGTACCGCGAGTATAACCGGCGTAAGGCCGTCCCGTTTCGTTTGTTGGTGGAGCAGGCGTACAAAACTGTTCTCCATAGCTACGGGCTGGACAGCAACCCGTCGAGCGAGAACGAAGATGACGCCAATTCCGATTTGGAAGTCATGGAAGACGGCGCCGGTGGGGGCGGTAATGCCAACCATATGAACGATGCATTGACCAACATGTACATGAGTAATAAGAACAAAGCTCCGGGAGCTGCTGGAGGAAATGCTGCGGGCAACGATGGCGAGGCGATTGACATCAGCAGCGATGAAGACGATGAAGGCGCGGATTCCCGCGACAAGGAGAAAGCAGTTTCAACGACTAGCAACAACAGCATGAGGCTCATTGAAA CACAAATTGCTTCTAACAAACACATTACAGTGACGAAGGTGACTCGCACCGATAAACCGAGGTCCGGCGACGAAGCAGTCGATTCCAGCAATGGCAGCTCAAATGGCCCAAGACGTCCAGCTGAACAGCTGCCTGCCAGCCAAGCCAAGCGCCGCCGTCTGGATCAACCGCAGATTTCCGAGGTAAGCAACAGCTCGAACCCACTGTTGCCCCAGCCGACACCCCGACCACCTCCAGTCAATCGAGGTGCCGCTGCTGGAAGAACCGAATCCAGTGCACCAACGGCTGCTCCACGTTCGAAGCGCTTCAAGAAGGAGGTCTGTGCTCGATTTGTGGAGACCACATTCGAAGATGTTGGCGGCATGGACAAGATTTTGCGCGAGTTGTGCGAGCTGTTACTTCACGTTAAGCATCCGGAAGTTTACCGCCACGTGGGTCTCCCTCCACCACGTGGATTCCTTCTACACGGCCCTCCCGGTTCTGGAAAGACGCTGCTTGCTCATGCCATCGCTGGG CAACTGAAAATCGGTCTGGTAGAAATTCCTGCGACAGAGCTGGTGGCGGGAGTTTCCGGTGAATCTGAGGAACGTATTCGCGAAGTATTCGAACAGGCAGCGGTTCTGTCGCCTTGCGTACTTTTCATTGACGAAATCGACGCCATCTCGGCGAACCGAGTCAACGCTCAGAAGGACATGGAGCGTCGCATTGTGGCTCAGTTGCTGAGCAGTCTGGACAATTTGCCCAAACTAGAGGGCGGCGATGGTGTGCTAGTTATTGGAGCAACGAACAGGCCGGATGCTCTGGACCCTGCTTTGCGCCGTGTGGGAAGATTTGACCAGGAAATCTCTCTGGGCATCCCCGATAGGGAAGCCAGGGCCCAAATCCTAAAAATAATTTGCAAGAACTTGAAGATCGACCAGAACATTGATTTCGACGAGTTAGCCAAGTTGACTCCCGGTTATGTTGGAGCTGATTTGCTGGCATTGGCTACCCGTGCAGCTACCACGGCTATTAAGAG GATGTTGACGGAACGCGAGCGTCTCGAGCTGATCGCAGAGAGCAAACGTATGGCAGAGCTGGAGGCCGCTCGTCGTAAACGAGAACAGGAAGCTTTGCACAAGAAAgttgacgatgacgatgatgtgaTGGAGGTCGACGACAAAGCACCAACGGTCGAAAGCAACAAAAACAAATTCAATGGAGATGTATCTGCGGACGACGTTGTTGCAGTCGAGGACGATGTTGAAGAAGTGGTAAATCTGGACGATGAAAAGGAGGAACCCAAAGAAGGGGACAAGAAGGAAGCGGAAGCTGAGAAGGCTCCTGTGGCTGAGGTGCCGGCCGAAGCTGAGAAGGCGGATCAGGAGAAGAAAGACGAAGAGGTGAAAGTTGATGACAAAAAAGACGAGGAGAACAAAGTGGAAGAAGTTAAGGTTGATTCTGCTGATGGTGCCGAAGCCAAGCCTGctgaagaagaaaagaagaatgaGGACGAGTCAAAGGAAGCCGTCGAAAGTGAGAAGAAGACAGAAGAGCAGGCCAAACCTGATGAATCCAATGTTACTGATGGAGACGTAGAAATGGTGGCTGATAGCAGCACCTCTGGAGATAAGATTGAACCCGAGGTACCAAAGTCGACCACGGAAGGCGTCGAAGCAGTTGCGGCCGAATCAAGTGAAGCTGAGAAAAAGGAAGATGAACCAATGGAAACTGAGAAAAACACAGAAGTCTCCGCCGAGGAACCACAGCAAACCGAAGCGGAGGCCGTAGTTGTAGATGAAAGCGACGCCACATCCGCTGTTGAAGAGCGTCCTCCTACCCCAGTTCTTACTTTAGAGAAAATGATGCATCTTCTACTGGACCATTCGAATCCGCTACCAGATGACGAATTGGAAACCCTATGCATTGAACGGGCAGACTTCCTTGAGTCGCTGAAATCAGTTCAACCCTCAGCCAAGCGAGAAGGCTTCATCACTGTACCGGATGTTACGTGGAACGATATCGGTTCCCTAGGCGACATTCGTGAAGAATTGAAACTTGCTATCCTTGCCCCGGTGAAGTTCCCTCAGCGCTTGAAATTACTCGGACTCAGCTCTCCCTCTGGGGTGTTGCTATGTGGCCCTCCTGGATGCGGTAAGACTTTACTGGCAAAGGCAGTAGCCAACGAAGCTGGCATCAACTTCATTTCCGTCAAAGGCCCCGAACTTTTGAATATG TACGTCGGTGAGTCGGAACGTGCCGTTCGTCAGTGTTTCCAACGTGCTCGTAACTCGGCACCGTGTGTCATCTTCTTCGATGAATTCGATTCGCTGTGTCCCAAACGGTCCGACAATTCCGAGAATAGCTCCGGAATGCGAGTGGTGAATCAGCTACTTACCGAAATGGACGGCATCGAAGACAGGAAGGGTGTTTTCTTGATGGCCGCCACCAATCGACCGGACATCGTTGATCCTGCCGTTCTGCGTCCCGGTCGTTTGGATAAGATCCTGTATGTTGGCTTGCCAGCGGAGGATGACCGTACAGACATTCTGCGTGCACTCACCAAAAATCGCACTCAACCTCCGTTGGCCGATGACGTGGATCTGAGCGTTGTTGCACGACTAACCGAAGGTTACACCGGTGCTGATTTGGCCGGACTAGTGAGACAAGCTTCTCTGCAAACTTTGAAAGATTCGATAGCTGAATGCAGTAGCGACGACAAGGTCTCCAGTGAATCGGAACAAGATCTCAAAGTTGCAATGGTGCATTTCCAGGAAGCGATACGTAGCATCAAACCTTCTGTAAATGAAGAG GACAAGAAGCACTACGAACGATTGAAGAGGAAATATGGTTCACTACCCGTGACACAATAG
- the LOC115270440 gene encoding carboxypeptidase B1-like, translating into MNVDRTNIFKQYFSHEEVNQYLADLAQNYANKIEIFSRASSYEGREIQSVRISPDVQRKKSVRSCILIDAGIHAREWITISVALYVIHQLVERDAINSRVLRNFDWIILPLLNPDGYEYSREHNKMWRKTRRPLGVNRCIGVDCNRNFNVSWGIGIPRFCSLLFRGERPFSEQETRNVRDIFRKIRPNCQFYLSMHSYAKAILYPRAYSRTLPINWKHQHEVAQAGANAILRATGQKYRCGSASSILNFAVGGSSIDYAHDIEKIPFALVMEIASKGFHPPKTNISRICDETWIGIQAMVMQMAISPKVSFTRSKTTL; encoded by the exons ATGAACGTTGACCGAACcaatattttcaagcaatattttAGCCATGAAGAAGTGAATCAATATTTAGCGGATTTGGCGCAGAATTATGCAAATAAGATCGAAATTTTCTCTCGCGCTAGCTCGTACGAGGGCCGTGAAATACAGTCGGTTCGCATCAGTCCGGACGTTCAGCGGAAAAAGTCCGTTCGAAGCTGTATTCTAATAGATGCCGGAATTCACGCTCGGGAATGGATTACAATATCGGTGGCCTTGTACGTGATCCACCAACTGGTCGAACGCGATGCAATCAACTCTCGAGTGTTGCGGAATTTCGACTGGATCATTCTACCCTTGCTGAACCCCGATGGCTACGAGTATAGCCGAGAACAT AACAAAATGTGGCGGAAGACGAGGCGACCCCTGGGAGTGAACCGATGCATCGGAGTGGACTGCAATCGAAATTTTAACGTTTCGTGGGGAATCGGCATACCGCGGTTCTGTTCGCTGTTGTTTCGCGGCGAGCGGCCATTCTCCGAGCAGGAAACTCGTAACGTGCGGGATATTTTCCGAAAGATTAGACCCAACTGTCAGTTTTACCTGTCGATGCATTCGTACGCAAAAGCGATTCTTTATCCACGGGCATACTCAAG AACTCTACCCATCAACTGGAAGCATCAACACGAGGTCGCCCAGGCCGGCGCCAATGCCATCCTCCGTGCTACTGGACAGAAATATCGCTGCGGCAGTGCTTCGTCTATTCTCAACTTTGCTGTCGGAGGATCCAGCATCGATTACGCTCACGATATCGAGAAGATCCCTTTCGCTCTGGTGATGGAAATCGCCAGCAAGGGATTTCATCCACCGAAGACCAATATCAGCCGGATTTGCGACGAAACCTGGATCGGCATTCAAGCCATGGTCATGCAGATGGCCATCAGTCCGAAAGTTTCTTTCACTCGGAGCAAAACTACACTGTAG